From one Gossypium hirsutum isolate 1008001.06 chromosome D08, Gossypium_hirsutum_v2.1, whole genome shotgun sequence genomic stretch:
- the LOC121219803 gene encoding disease resistance response protein 206 yields MGATRVTETLVLSLLLLLSGSSATQRRKTRAAPRMPCKQMVFYFHDILYNGENAKNATSAIVGAPAWGNRTILAGQNHFGNVVVFDDPITLDNNLLSIPVGRAQGFYLYDRKDYFTAWLGFSFFFNSTLHRGSITFAGADPLNKTRDISVIGGTGDFFMARGIATLMTDAVEGDVYFRLQVYIKLFECW; encoded by the coding sequence ATGGGTGCTACAAGAGTCACTGAAACCCTTGTGCTttctctcctcctcctcctctcagGTTCCTCCGCCACTCAAAGGAGGAAAACCCGAGCAGCGCCCCGGATGCCTTGTAAACAAATGGTGTTTTACTTCCACGACATTCTTTACAATGGGGAGAATGCCAAAAACGCAACTTCAGCCATAGTGGGCGCACCTGCTTGGGGCAACCGCACAATCTTGGCTGGACAAAACCATTTTGGTAACGTGGTTGTGTTTGACGATCCCATAACCTTAGACAATAATTTACTTTCGATCCCGGTGGGACGTGCACAAGGCTTTTATTTGTATGATAGGAAAGATTATTTCACAGCATGGTTAGGGTTTTCGTTTTTTTTCAACTCTACTCTGCACAGGGGGAGCATCACCTTTGCCGGGGCTGATCCTTTGAACAAAACAAGGGACATCTCGGTGATTGGTGGCACTGGGGATTTCTTTATGGCCAGAGGTATAGCCACTTTGATGACTGATGCAGTTGAAGGGGATGTCTATTTTAGGCTCCaagtttatattaaattatttgagtGTTGGTAA